In Mastomys coucha isolate ucsf_1 unplaced genomic scaffold, UCSF_Mcou_1 pScaffold5, whole genome shotgun sequence, one genomic interval encodes:
- the Dhx58 gene encoding probable ATP-dependent RNA helicase DHX58, which yields MELRPYQWEVILPALEGKNIIVWLPTGAGKTRAAAFVAKRHLETVDRGKVVVLVNRVHLVNQHAEEFRRMLDKRWTITTLSGDMGSRAGFGLMARSHDLLICTAELLQLALNSSEEDEHVELTEFSLIVVDECHHTHKDTVYNTILSRYLEHKLKKAKPLPQVLGLTASPGTGGATKLQGAIDHILQLCANLDTCHIMSPKNFYSQLLTHNPKPCKQYDLCQRRTQDPFGDLLKKLMNQIHQQLEMPNLKQQFGTQMYEQQVVQLCKDAAEAGLQEQRVYALHLRRYNDALFIHDTVRAQDALDMLQDFYDKERTTKTQMVRAESWLLELFDDHKNVLAQLAAQGPENPKLEMLEGILLKQFGSPGHTRGIIFTRTRQTASSLLLWLRQQPCLQAVDIKPQMLIGAGNTGQSTHMTQKDQQEVIQEFRDGILNLLVATSVAEEGLDIAQCNVVVRYGLLTNEISMVQARGRARAGQSVYSFLATEGSREIQRELTNEALEVLMEKAVAAVQKMDPDEFKTKIQDLQRASLVKRAARAAHRESQQGQFLPERVQLLCINCMVAVGYGSDLRKVEGTHHVNVNPNFSVYYTTSQNPVVINKVFKDWRPGGTIRCNNCGEVWGFQMIYKSVTLPVLKIKSMLLETPRGKIQAKKWSRVPFSVPVFNILQDCTQSLSDLSLD from the exons ATGGAGCTGCGGCCCTACCAGTGGGAAGTGATCTTACCTGCTCTAGAGGGCAAGAATATCATTGTATGGCTGCCCACGGGTGCCGGGAAGACCCGGGCAGCTGCCTTTGTGGCCAAGAGGCATCTAGAGACAGTAGACAGAGGCAAGGTGGTGGTACTGGTCAATAGG gtgcactTGGTGAACCAGCATGCTGAGGAGTTCAGGCGCATGCTGGATAAACGCTGGACCATAACAACTCTGAGTGGGGACATGGGGTCCCGAGCTGGCTTTGGCCTAATGGCTCGGAGCCATGACCTGCTCATTTGTACAGCAGAGTTGTTGCAGTTAGCACTGAACAGCTCTGAGGAGGACGAGCACGTAGAGCTCACAG AATTCTCGCTGATTGTGGTGGACGAGTGTCACCACACCCACAAGGACACCGTCTACAATACCATCTTGAGCCGGTACCTGGAACATAAGCTGAAGAAGGCAAAGCCCCTCCCCCAGGTCTTGGGGCTCACAGCCTCCCCAGGCACTGGTGGGGCCACCAAGCTCCAAGGGGCCATTGACCACATCCTACAG CTCTGTGCAAATTTGGATACGTGCCACATTATGTCACCAAAGAATTTCTACTCTCAGCTGCTGACGCATAACCCAAAGCCCTGCAAGCAGTATGACCTCTGCCAACGGCGCACACAG GATCCTTTTGGAGACTTGCTAAAAAAGCTTATGAACCAAATCCACCAACAGCTAGAGATGCCTAACTTGAAGCAGCAATTTGGAACCCAGATGTATGAGCAGCAAGTGGTACAGTTGTGCAAGGATG CGGCAGAGGCTGGGCTCCAGGAACAGCGGGTGTATGCGCTGCATTTGCGGCGCTACAATGATGCACTATTTATCCATGATACTGTCCGTGCACAGGATGCTCTTGACATGTTGCAAGATTTCTACGACAAAGAACGCACCACAAAAACACAGATGGTGCGTGCTGAAAGCTGGCTGCTGGAGCTGTTTGATG ACCATAAAAATGTGCTGGCCCAGCTAGCAGCTCAGGGTCCCGAGAACCCAAAGTTGGAGATGCTGGAAGGGATCCTACTGAAGCAGTTTGGGAGCCCTGGCCACACTCGGGGTATCATCTTCACCAGAACCCGGCAAACGgcttcctccctcctgctctgGCTGCGGCAGCAGCCTTGCCTGCAGGCTGTGGACATCAAGCCTCAGATGCTGATTGGAGCAGGGAACACAGGCCAGAGCACACACATGACCCAG AAAGACCAGCAAGAAGTGATCCAGGAGTTCAGGGATGGTATCCTGAACCTTCTAGTGGCCACAAGTGTGGCAGAGGAGGGGCTGGATATCGCTCAGTGCAATGTGGTGGTGCGCTATGGGCTCCTGACCAATGAGATCTCCATGGTCCAG GCACGGGGTCGTGCTCGAGCTGGTCAGAGTGTGTACTCCTTCCTGGCTACAGAGGGCAGTCGGGAGATTCAGCGGGAGCTAACCAATGAGGCGCTGGAGGTGTTGATGGAGAAGGCAGTGGCTGCTGTACAGAAGATGGACCCTGATGAGTTCAAGACTAAG atccagGACCTGCAGAGAGCATCTTTAGTTAAGCGAGCAGCACGTGCGGCCCATCGGGAGAGCCAGCAGGGGCAGTTCCTACCAGAGCGTGTGCAACTTCTCTGCATCAACTGCATGGTGGCCGTGGGCTACGGGAGTGACCTACGGAAGGTGGAGGGCACCCACCACGTCAATGTGAACCCCAACTTCTC GGTCTACTATACCACTTCCCAGAATCCTGTGGTCATTAACAAGGTCTTTAAGGACTGGAGACCTGGAGGAACCATCAGATGCAATAACTGTGGGGAG